From the genome of Solanum stenotomum isolate F172 chromosome 5, ASM1918654v1, whole genome shotgun sequence:
ttaacttaattagattccccaaaagatgagttACTTCTTTGTGTTGGTTTGTTTTTAatacatctttttattttattttattcatctattttatttatcaagtagccgatcaaattttttatctttaattaagttaaaccttttgttcttaaaaaaaaataaatcaaatatgttCTCTAGTGCTTTTAACTTAATCACATTTactcatttttaaaattgttttcaaGTTAaggtatttttctcaaataaacttgGAAAATGTTAGTCAACTTTttcaatcaattaaaaaaaaaatacatacttggtcattttctcaaaaggttagtcaaaacttttattcctcaattaattttaaatagtttcaATGTTCAAACCAATTTGGTTTAaactattattaaaaaaaaataaaaaaaataagtcaaataaattctaattaatctaattttattaaaattttaatcacttgtatttcgagtcaaatgtatcattttggatccctttctctaaaaaataaaacgaaataaaatgcatcatttatttaattattttcttaatcaaatatattataagttattatttttttatgttaaatcattattttttctaaaaaatagtcaaatatattcaaGTCgtaggtcaaccgcatgttagtgGACACTtggaatgcttaaacccttgtcgaagtgtaaattgaaccccgaaccctctttggtattttcaaatgattttttctgtttaaatctctgaaaattataagttttcttaatttctttaaaaaattaagtggcgactcttttctaagtatttttctcaaattattttatacttggaacatttcaaaaaagtgatttttctaaaggttaGTTAAATTACGGCACAACATCTTGAACAcgataatcttacatagagatCGTTAGGTGCACATACCTAATGCGGAACACATCAGAGAAAAGCGAAAGCAttagtcgtaaattggtttctacTTCCTTGCCCTAACTTTATGTGATAACCGGGTGGAAGGAGGACCAATTTACAGAGATTATGACTTAATTTGGTACGCCCATCAAGTAACCAATTTATAGAtctattccttattaaatattattcatggTATTACTTAGGTTACAAATAAACTTGGAccataaataagaaataattaataataattcttacagAAGAATCCTTTGTTTCTAATACAGATGCAATCATCTACGCACGCTGCTTCAGATATCTCAAGCTGGACTCACAGTTTGATCTCAGATAACAATATTCCTAATTTGTCCTCTTCTACCAGTGTAGACGACCGCCAGCAGCAGATATCCACtgctggtggtggtggtgatgatTCGATGATTGTATCATCAAGTGCATCTTCCAGCTggtttaataataataaacaaattgaTGATCACCAATAGATTGGGATATTTAATGTTGATTTCAGAGCACTTTGCGATAACACTTGCGGTGGATCTGAATTATATGGTGGTTTATTGCCCGATACTGAATGAAGAGACTAGCGTTCGGCTTGTCAATACCTTGATGGCTTGTGCTGGGCCGATCCAAAAGAACAGCTTAAGTCTGGTGGATGTACTTATCAGTCAAATAGGAAGACTTACCGTTTCACAAATTGGAGGAGCAATGAAAGAAGTGGCCGCTTATTTTGCAGGAGCTTTGTATCATAAGATTCACAGATTGATTCCACAAGATATTGTTGAATCATCCTATTCCATGGACCAACTCTTGCAAATGAGATTCTACGAGAGTTGCCCCTTACTCAAATTCGCTCACTTCACTGCCAAATGCCAATCAATCCATTTTGAAGGCCTTCGCTAATTCCATGAGAGTACATGTAATTGCTTTCAACTTGAATGTGTTCACAATGTGCAGGCTCTCGCTTTCTGTCCTGGCGGTTTACCAGCTTTTCGGCTCACAGGAATTGGTGGCAACTCTCAGCCTGATGACAGTACCGATGCGTTATAGGAAGTTGGTTAGAAGTTCGCCCAACTTGTGGAGTCAATTGGTGTAGAATTTGAATTCGGTGGATTCGTGGTCAATATTTTAGCTGATCTTGAAGCACCAATGTTGAATATTAGACCCAGTAATGTGGAAGCAGTGGCTGTGAACTCTGTTTTTGAGCTTCACCGTTTGTTTTCCATTCCAGGAGCATTTGAGGAGGTGTTGGATTAATAAAACCGAAGATTGTGACCATCCCGAACAAGAAGTGAATCACAGTGGGAGTTGCTATATGAACAGGATTAAGGAAGCGTCGCTTTACTATTCAACAATGTTCGACGTGCTGGAGAACTCAGAGTCGACTCAGACCAACAATTTAGACTTGGAGATGGCGGAGCAGTACCTTGGGCGGGAGATCTATAATTTGGTGGCTTGCAAAGGTACTAAGCTAGTTGTGATAAATTTCATTGGCCAAATTTCTGCTTGGCGGCTATGTAGCCAAGTCTAGAGAGTCGGTCAATGGGAGAACTTATGGACAAATTTCAGAGAAAACAGTTTTCTTTCTTAGTTTAAATATGTGTGCTTTCGGTCTAAATATACTACTTCCGTTATACTTTGAGGCTCACATTATACTTTGGCACAAATTTacagtttaattttaaaaattataaaaaaaaaagacgcTGGGGTTGTAGCTGCAAGCCAGAAGTCTTCATCTTCCATAATTGTAGtagaaaaagtaattttatattataaagaCAATTGAATAACCACCAGTtgaatttatcttttatttagtAACCATCAAATCAAGGCTTGATtggtagaaaaaaaaagagttgacTCAATGGGTAATTGCCAAGAAAATGACGCGGTGTAGGATTAATGTCCAACATTTCTCGAATCAAGTCTTCATCTATGTTGTCAGAAATGTCTCTGGAAATTCAATCGAAATTTCCTCACAATTTTAGTTGGCGGTTTCAGATTGAAAGtagaatataatatttgaaaagaagttttaaaaaaataaaattgtgtataAATATGCATTTAATCTGAAAATAAATAGAGTAGATATTTTTGTGGGTGGAAGGAAAAAATTTCACTTGAAAACTAgttaaaatcactttttgaaatttataactCTTCTTCAACTATTAAGtactattttaaaaacaattcaATATATATGACCAAACCTTCTTTTAAATAAAGGAATATTCATGTCCAAATGGGACCTGTCCATTACCTGGATTACGGTCCCTTTTTTGCTAGAGTTGATGATTTGCTGATAAATTAATAACATTCTGTTCACTTTTAATATCtttttgtaaataataattgatatgtgtatttttaatataatatttatattaattgatatattATACTACTCATTCTGTCCAGTTTTATGTGActtttactttcctttttagtcactCTCAAAATGAataacacatttttatattaagtaacaatttgacTGTAAAATgtctatttcattcttaatgaaatgatttacagccacataaatttctatcattcattttggaccacaagttttaaaaatcttcctttctttcttaaactccatgccgaatcaaactacctcacataaaatgagacggaaggagtattattattaaatattttaacgaataaataattaatatttatttttgaaataatgaccCTAAGAGAGTTCGAAGTTGAGTGTTGTTCTTTATACGTATGAAATGAAAGCGAAATCTCTCCGaaatgacaaaaaagaaaagaatatatttaaaaaaaaaaaaaaaaggttgactATGTCACGACTTCACTCATTATAGGGAAGCTGGAAGGTAATAACTCCAGCAATTtatcaacaaaaaagaagaagaagaaagatgagtTCAGGAGAGATGTCCATGGATACAATTATGGAAGATGAAGATTCCTTTGTTTCTAATACAAATGCAATCATCTACGCTTCTTCTGATATTTCAGGCTGGACTCAGAGTTTGATCTCAGATAACAATATTCCCAATTCGTCATCTTCTACCAGTGTAGACGACCGCCAGCAGCAGATATCGACGGCTGGTGTTGGTGGTGATTCGATGATTGTATCATCAGGTGCATCTTCCAGCTGgtttaataataataagcaaattGATGATCAGCAAGAGATTAGGATATTTAATGTTGATTTCAGAGCACTTTGCAACAACACTTGTGGTTTATTGCCGGATACTGGTCGGACAGTGAACGAAGAGACTAGTGTTAGGCTTGTCAATACGTTGATGGATTGTGCCGAGGCGATCCAAGAGAATAACCTAAGTCTAGCGGATGTACTAATCAGTGACATAAGAAGACTTGCAGTTTCACAAATTAGCGGAGCAATGAAGAAAGTGGCGACTTATTTTACAGATGCTTTGTATCATAAGATTCACAGATTAATTCCACAAGATATTGTTGAATCATCCTATTACACGGACCAACTCTTGCATATGAGCTTCTACGAGAGTTGCCCCTTGCTCAAATTCGCTCACTTCTCAGCCAATCAATTCATTTTGAACACCTTCGCTGATTCCAAGAGAATACATGTAATTGATTTCAGCTTGAATCAAGGTTTGCAATGGCCGTCATTTTTGCAGGCTCTCACTTTGCGTCCTAGTGGTCCACCAGTTTTTCGGCTCACAGGAATTGGTGGCCACTCTCAGCCTGATGAAACTACCGATGCCTTACAAGCAGTTGGTAGGAAGCTTGTCCAATTTGCAGAGTCAATGGGTGTAGAATTTGAGTTTCGTGGATTAGTGGTCCATACTTTAGCTGATCTTGAAGCATCAATGTTGAATATTAGACCCAGTAACGTGG
Proteins encoded in this window:
- the LOC125865591 gene encoding DELLA protein GAI-like, whose amino-acid sequence is MSSGEMSMDTIMEDEDSFVSNTNAIIYASSDISGWTQSLISDNNIPNSSSSTSVDDRQQQISTAGVGGDSMIVSSGASSSWFNNNKQIDDQQEIRIFNVDFRALCNNTCGLLPDTGRTVNEETSVRLVNTLMDCAEAIQENNLSLADVLISDIRRLAVSQISGAMKKVATYFTDALYHKIHRLIPQDIVESSYYTDQLLHMSFYESCPLLKFAHFSANQFILNTFADSKRIHVIDFSLNQGLQWPSFLQALTLRPSGPPVFRLTGIGGHSQPDETTDALQAVGRKLVQFAESMGVEFEFRGLVVHTLADLEASMLNIRPSNVEAVAVNSVFELHPLLSTPGAIEKVLHIITQIQPKIVTIAEQEANHNRSDFMNRITEAWLYYSIMFDMLENKESTQIKSLNLKMAEQYLGREIYNLVACEGTKRVVRHETFGQWRVRFNSAGFNLVPLGSNTYGHANMLLALYTNGKRYRVEEKDGCLMLSWHSRSLITTSAWCGYDAKSRD